A single region of the Ochotona princeps isolate mOchPri1 chromosome 10, mOchPri1.hap1, whole genome shotgun sequence genome encodes:
- the OTUD1 gene encoding OTU domain-containing protein 1 yields the protein MQLYSSVCTHFPAGGPGPTAAATATAAPSAATATTAFKVSLQPSGPASAAQEPETGEDRPGAPAEPREAAAAAAMPAYSSCFEVVPGTATAAAPAAPAASSSCKPPRPPPHYTSTAQITVRALGADRLLLHGPEPAPPAAPAAPRARCLLLTPPPPPPPPAAVPSPPRRGSSAWLLDELLRPEPDGPDRNFRRSEHQQTLAAAASSKPRGPAPLSLGSSEPGSGAWGSGQEPRAPGEQPSSPDAVDPEPQEPHATTAAAGSEEAETLVVVSRADPRDEKLALYLAEVEKQDKYLRQRNKYRFHIIPDGNCLYRAVSKAVYGDQGLHRELREQTVHYIADHLDHFGPLIEGDVGEFIVAAAQDGAWAGYPELLAMGRMLNVNIHLTTGGRWESPTVSTMIHYLGPEDALRPSIWLSWLSNGHYDAVFDHCYPNPEYEHWCRQTQVQRKRDEELAKSMAVSLSKMYIKQNACS from the coding sequence ATGCAGCTCTACAGCAGCGTCTGCACCCACTTCCCCGCCGGGGGTCCGGGCCCCAcggccgccgccaccgccaccgccgcgCCCTCCGCAgccaccgccaccaccgcctTCAAGGTCTCCCTGCAGCCGTCCGGGCCTGCCAGCGCAGCCCAGGAGCCCGAGACCGGAGAGGACCGGCCCGGAGCTCCCGCCGAGCCCCGggaagccgccgccgccgccgcgatGCCTGCTTACTCCTCGTGCTTCGAGGTGGTGCCCGGCACCGCCACAGCCGCCGCCCCCGCTGCCCCAGCCGCGTCTTCCTCCTGCAAGCCGCCGCGGCCACCGCCGCACTACACGTCCACGGCGCAGATCACCGTGCGCGCCCTGGGCGCAGACCGCCTCCTGCTGCACGGGCCCGAGCCGGCACCCCCGGCCGCCCCGGCCGCCCCGCGTGCCCGCTGCCTGCTGCTGaccccgccgccgccaccaccgccgcccGCCGCCGTGCCCAGCCCACCGCGCCGCGGCTCCTCGGCCTGGCTGCTGGACGAGCTGCTGCGGCCCGAGCCCGACGGCCCGGACAGGAACTTCCGACGGAGCGAGCACCAGCAGACCctggccgccgccgcctcctccaaGCCCCGGGGCCCCGCGCCgctgtccctgggcagctccGAGCCCGGCTCCGGCGCGTGGGGCAGCGGCCAGGAGCCCCGGGCTCCCGGGGAGCAGCCCTCGAGCCCAGACGCAGTGGATCCGGAGCCCCAGGAGCCCCATGCTACTACGGCTGCTGCGGGCAGCGAAGAGGCCGAGACGCTGGTGGTGGTGTCCAGGGCGGACCCCCGAGACGAGAAGCTGGCCCTGTACCTGGCGGAGGTGGAGAAGCAGGACAAGTACCTGCGGCAGAGGAACAAGTACCGCTTCCACATCATCCCCGACGGGAACTGCCTGTACCGCGCGGTGAGCAAGGCCGTGTACGGTGACCAGGGCCTGCACCGCGAGCTGCGCGAGCAGACGGTGCACTACATCGCCGACCACCTGGACCACTTCGGGCCGCTCATCGAGGGCGACGTGGGCGAGTTCATCGTGGCCGCGGCGCAGGACGGCGCGTGGGCCGGCTACCCGGAGCTGCTGGCCATGGGCCGCATGCTCAACGTCAACATCCACCTGACGACGGGAGGCCGGTGGGAGAGCCCCACGGTGTCCACCATGATCCACTACCTGGGGCCCGAGGACGCCCTGCGGCCCAGCATCTGGCTCAGCTGGCTCAGCAACGGACACTACGACGCCGTCTTCGACCACTGCTACCCCAACCCGGAGTACGAGCACTGGTGCCGGCAGACTCAGGTGCAGCGGAAACGCGACGAAGAACTGGCCAAGTCCATGGCCGTGTCCCTATCCAAAATGTATATTAAACAAAACGCATGCTCTTGA